The Sorangiineae bacterium MSr11954 DNA segment GACTTCACCATCGGCTCGCACGCGCGCGCCGCGGAGCTCCGCGAGGAAGGAAACCGGCGCGGCGTTCGGATCGAGACCCTCCTCGGCGAGCGGCTCGCCAGCCTTGCAGATGCACACAAATTGGAATTCACTGGGGAGCTCGTACGGGATCTTCACGTATTGCCCGATCATCATGGCAATCGCTCACCGCGCGCCGATCCCACGGCCCGCGGGATGGTTTCCGGGCTCAAGTTGGACGATGGGGCCGACTCCCTCGCTCGCTTGTACCTTGCAACGATTCAAGGCATCGCTTACGGCACGCGTCATATCATCGACGCAATGAGTCAATCCGGATATGCAATCCGGACATTGGTTGCATGCGGGGGTGGGACAAAGAACCCGATCTTCCTTCGGGAACACGCTGACGCAACGCAATGCAACGTCGTCCTGCCCAAAGAGCCCGAGGCCGTGCTCCTCGGCGCCGCCATTCTGGGGGCGGTCTCATCCGGAGATCATCGGAGCATTGTATCCGCCATGGGTGCGATGAGCGGCGCAGGGACCGTGATCACGCCCAGCAAAAAAGGCGGGGTGCGCGACTTTCATGATCGCAAGTACCAGGTTTTTCTGGCTATGTATAAGCATCAGATGCACTACCGATCGCTCATGTCGGGCGCGCCCGCGTGATCATCGAACATCCTTTGAAACATCGGATCATTTCAAGTAGGAGGTCGTGACGTGCGACAGCGACAGAAGCTCGGGACAAAGTTCGTCCGTCTCACGGCGGCGATGGCGCTGCTTCCTCTCGGTGTATTCGCCGCCCTGGGAGCGTCGGCCTGTGACAAGGGGGGAAGCAACGGTGGTGCGAGCGGCGGCTCGAACGCGAGCGAAAAAGAAGGAACCGCGGCGGCGGCGGCCACCAAGAAGACCACCATCGCGGTCATTCCAAAGGGCACGACGCACGAGTTCTGGAAGTCGGTCCATGCGGGCGCGGTGAAGGCCTCCAAAGAGGAGAAGGTCGACATCGTCTGGAAAGGGCCGCTGAAGGAAGACGATCTCAAAGGCCAGATCGACGTGGTGGAGAGCTTCACGTCGCAAAAGGTGAGCGGCATCACCGTGGCGCCGCTCAGCGACAAGGCGCTGGTCAACTCGGTGACCCAGGCCACGGCGGCCAAGGTGCCGGTGTTGGTCTTCGACTCCGACTTGGCCAGCGATCAGCAAATCAGCTTCGTGGCGACCGACAACCTCGCCGCGGGGAAAATTGCGGGCGAGAACATGGTGAAGCTCCTCAATGGCAAGGGGAAGATCATCGTGCTCCGCTAC contains these protein-coding regions:
- a CDS encoding substrate-binding domain-containing protein, with product MRQRQKLGTKFVRLTAAMALLPLGVFAALGASACDKGGSNGGASGGSNASEKEGTAAAAATKKTTIAVIPKGTTHEFWKSVHAGAVKASKEEKVDIVWKGPLKEDDLKGQIDVVESFTSQKVSGITVAPLSDKALVNSVTQATAAKVPVLVFDSDLASDQQISFVATDNLAAGKIAGENMVKLLNGKGKIIVLRYQEGSASTAKREQGFLEAVKEAKGIEVVSENRYAGATTESAFSASENLLAAQKAAAGNIQGIFTPNESSTFGMLLALRKANLAGKIKFVGFDGSDKLLAGLKDGHIDGLLLQNPFRMGYLSIKTMAKHLRGEPIEKRVDTGAAFITKANMDSPDMQEVVHPDLKTWLQE